A genomic window from Henningerozyma blattae CBS 6284 chromosome 3, complete genome includes:
- the RRP12 gene encoding mRNA-binding protein RRP12 (similar to Saccharomyces cerevisiae RRP12 (YPL012W); ancestral locus Anc_8.78), which translates to MDSEQVAPLQEFEEKLSKIRSQINSKLENQKHAAIILAAIEENIADQTSNQTSKSIINYTVSLLSLLDQAMNQETDSIKDLQLATSTAYLLDLVFAHTPKKLLRSKFAEILGKIAPFITNESASAPLIRSSIGCLESLLISENAQAWNNTHGLSITPTRGLQGLLELTLDPRPKVRKRAQEAVSTILKNPPAAPTAEHVASGFIADFVITQLSAVLHEAKNISNKKLRAQNGGEEINRKFIHNLQLASSIISTNQWPSNKIEVLCDLLLEVTKSSDQFLISSAFTCFETLFTSMATATSQSGLADDKYARMLDIIFSLKPSTNDSHLSGSWIAVVVKGMAAYSTADSMKALLKLPDVFNLMSNYLASQTPEISYSASQCLIALINQAIQDELLLVEPAQDKNVVKAVDTTLSIISTIITEFLTVKYTHCAKEILRILAAAFIKFSLRSDPHFIKPLKIVDSWRVNENAFIDLKNESEVVIGSAIQALGPEVVLTHLPLNLENPTDGQPGRAWLLPIIRDYTRNTTLQTFISKLAPLIQVFESKLAKLPKESVQRKVFETVIDQIWSTLPHFCELPLDLRASFNDDFASELCSLMYSKVELRNTLCHSLKVLVESNQLYANGALSNDILLQQHFPISESKLNLEYLATKSSNLLAVLFNVYTQTSPNARGYILETIESYLKITSSEDLEKTFNNVCALLKNALDEEVESQKGKPQLTPTLLDLIVCMTKYVPSTSYSALFSIFGRTVNSRVGLTQKRAYRIITKLSELESGSEAVASFVSDIEKIIVDNTNTVQTPAKASRLASIKTLVELLPNDHLDFIVKVVPEVILCTKDVNEKSRDAAFETLIAMGNKMNSPNSIIKLSNIDGYDSQAPNQPASIAEFFKIMSAGLIGESQHMVSSTITAYACLVFEFKDQLSADLLLEIYDTVELYLTSNSREIAKSAIGFTKVCVLGLPPDIMREKIPSLLPKLLRWSNEHTGHFKSKIKNIIERLVRKFGYEFIEANFPAEDYKLLANIRKTRNRNKRKETEEEANNDARIPVLSNNKASKFFSAFDEAVYDSSGDEQDLDDEKPNKRSKKPANQYIMESGENPLDLLDSETLAHISSTRPKKFNKNNNKKLLKNDAFSFDDEGKLIIKGVEKPKSADEDPLKSVTNGINAYLEVVEHGPIRGQRNKLKFRKGSDEGDSDDEISSKLLSKKVDTKNKIGKNFKKGNKFRPRRKL; encoded by the coding sequence ATGGATTCAGAACAAGTTGCTCCTTTGCAGGAGTTTGAAGAGAAACTTTCCAAGATTAGGTCTCAGATTAACTCCAAACtagaaaatcaaaaacaCGCTGCCATTATTTTGGCTgctattgaagaaaatattgcCGATCAAACGTCTAATCAAACCTCAAAAagcattattaattatacaGTTTCTCTACTTTCATTGCTAGACCAAGCTATGAATCAAGAAACAGATTCAATCAAGGACTTACAATTGGCTACTTCTACTGCATATTTGTTAGATTTAGTATTTGCACACACTCCTAAAAAACTTCTAAGATCTAAATTTGCAGAAATTTTAGGAAAAATCGCTCCTTTTATTACAAACGAATCTGCATCTGCACCACTAATTAGATCATCTATTGGATGTTTGgaatctttattaatatctgaGAATGCTCAGGCTTGGAATAATACACACGGCTTGTCAATTACACCAACCAGAGGTTTACAGGGTCTTTTGGAATTAACACTTGATCCTAGGCCAAAGGTGAGAAAGAGAGCTCAAGAAGCTGTATCAACTATTTTGAAGAACCCTCCGGCTGCACCAACTGCCGAGCACGTTGCCAGCGGCTTCATTGCCGACTTTGTTATTACACAATTATCAGCTGTTCTACATGAAGCtaagaatatttcaaaCAAGAAATTAAGGGCCCAAAATGGTggtgaagaaattaatcGTAAATTCATTCATAATCTACAGTTAGCTAGTTCCATCATCAGTACCAATCAATGGccttcaaataaaattgaagtATTATGTGATCTATTACTTGAAGTTACTAAAAGCTCTGaccaatttttaatatcttcagCTTTCACATGTTTTGAAACATTATTTACATCTATGGCTACTGCTACATCACAATCTGGGCTGGCAGATGATAAATACGCTAGAATGTTAGATATcatcttttctttaaagCCATCCACTAATGATAGCCACTTATCTGGCTCATGGATAGCAGTTGTTGTGAAAGGTATGGCTGCCTACAGTACTGCTGATTCAATGAAAGCTTTATTGAAGCTTCCAGATGTCTTTAATCTAATGTCTAATTATTTAGCAAGTCAAACGCCAGAAATCTCTTATAGTGCCTCACAATGCTTGATTGCTCTCATTAATCAAGCAATTCAGGATGAGTTGTTACTGGTTGAACCGGCTCAAGATAAGAATGTAGTTAAGGCTGTCGATACTACcttatcaataatttctaCTATTATAACTGAATTCTTGACTGTTAAATACACTCATTGCGCCAAGGAAATTTTACGAATTTTAGCCGCCGcattcattaaattcaGCCTTAGATCAGATCCTCATTTTATTAAGCCACTGAAAATTGTTGATAGTTGGAGAGTAAATGAAAATGCATTCATAGATTTGAAGAATGAGTCAGAAGTTGTTATTGGTTCAGCAATTCAAGCATTAGGCCCTGAAGTAGTTTTGACACATTTACCTTTGAACTTAGAAAATCCTACTGATGGTCAACCAGGAAGGGCGTGGTTATTACCTATTATTAGAGACTATACCAGAAATACAACCCTACAAACATTTATCTCCAAGCTAGCACCTCTAATCCAGGTATTTGAATCCAAACTCGCCAAGTTGCCAAAAGAGTCTGTCCAAAGGAAAGTTTTTGAAACAGTTATTGATCAAATATGGTCCACCTTACCTCATTTTTGTGAACTTCCTCTTGATTTAAGAGCTTCTtttaatgatgattttGCTTCTGAATTATGTTCCCTAATGTATTCAAAGGTTGAATTAAGAAATACTCTATGTCATTCCTTAAAGGTATTAGTCGAAAGTAATCAATTATATGCAAACGGGGCTTTatctaatgatattttattgcAACAGCATTTTCCAATTTCTGAATCCAAGCTAAATTTAGAGTATTTGGCCACAAAatcatcaaatttattggcagttttatttaatgtCTATACGCAAACTTCTCCAAATGCCAGAGGCTATATCTTAGAAACAATCGAATCTTATCTGAAAATTACTTCTAGTGAAGATCTAGAGAAAACTTTCAATAATGTGTGTGCTTTGTTAAAAAATGcattagatgaagaagttGAATCACAAAAAGGGAAGCCACAACTTACACCTACTTTGTTAGATTTGATTGTATGCATGACCAAATATGTGCCATCTACTTCATACTCTGCTTTATTCTCTATTTTTGGTAGAACTGTAAACTCCAGGGTTGGACTGACTCAAAAAAGAGCTTATAGAATTATCACTAAGCTTTCTGAACTAGAAAGTGGTTCTGAGGCTGTAGCATCCTTTGTCTCCgatattgaaaagattATAGTTGATAACACTAATACAGTCCAGACACCTGCCAAGGCGTCAAGACTTGCTTCGATTAAAACGCTCGTGGAACTACTTCCAAATGACCACCTAGACTTCATCGTCAAAGTTGTTCCTGAAGTAATCTTATGTACCAAAGATGTGAATGAAAAATCTAGAGATGCCGCTTTTGAAACTTTAATCGCTATGGGTAACAAAATGAACTCACCAAATAGCATTATTAAGCTATCTAACATTGATGGATATGATTCTCAAGCACCAAACCAGCCAGCTTCTATTGctgaattttttaagatAATGTCTGCCGGGTTAATTGGTGAATCTCAACATATGGTAAGCAGTACTATTACTGCTTATGCTTGTCTAGTTTTCGAATTTAAAGATCAACTATCAGCTGATCTGTTACTTGAAATATATGATACTGttgaattatatttgaCTTCGAATTCCAGAGAAATTGCCAAAAGTGCTATTGGCTTTACAAAAGTTTGTGTATTAGGGTTACCACCAGATATCATGAGAGAAAAGATACCTAGTCTGTTGCCAAAATTATTGCGTTGGTCTAATGAACATACTGGTCATTTTAAATCTAAGATTAAAAACATTATTGAAAGATTAGTTAGAAAATTTGGTtatgaatttattgaagCAAATTTCCCTGCAGAAGATTATAAGTTATTAGctaatattagaaaaactCGTAACAGAAACAAGCGTAAAGAAACTGAAGAAGAGGCAAATAATGATGCTCGTATTCCTGTCTTAAGTAATAATAAGGCATCGAAATTCTTCTCTGCATTTGATGAAGCTGTTTATGACTCATCTGGCGATGAACAAGACCTAGACGATGAAAAACCCAATAAGAGAAGCAAGAAGCCAGCTAACCAATATATAATGGAATCCGGTGAAAATCCACTTGATTTACTAGACTCTGAAACCTTAGCTCATATTTCATCTACAAGACCTAAgaaatttaacaaaaataacaataaaaaactACTGAAGAATGACGCTTTTAGCtttgatgatgaaggtaaattaataattaaaggCGTTGAAAAGCCAAAATCAGCTGATGAAGATCCCTTGAAATCTGTTACAAATGGTATTAATGCCTATTTAGAAGTTGTTGAGCACGGTCCTATTAGGGGACAAAGAAACAAATTGAAGTTTAGAAAAGGTTCAGATGAGGGTGATagtgatgatgaaatatCCTCAAAACTTTTATCCAAGAAGGTTGACactaaaaacaaaattggAAAGAACTTTAAAAAGggtaataaatttagaCCTAGAAGGAAATTATAG
- the ROK1 gene encoding RNA-dependent ATPase ROK1 (similar to Saccharomyces cerevisiae ROK1 (YGL171W); ancestral locus Anc_8.124): MDIFRVLTRGASVKKDTNAAKQLRDVDNSRNDENSEQKSSNNLIKEDVQITKELDFFRNKRIVNRIEKQKELENKTSAEPTINLTDNTDNGTIPKPIITNKEEARILRNTYKGNITGNDVPLPIGSFDDLITRFSFDKRLLNNLIDNHFTEPTPIQSEAIPIALLDRDIVACAPTGSGKTMAFLIPLLQQIIDEKKVVGLKGLIISPTKELANQIFLECVKLSRSIFFEKKRPLQVALLSKSLSAKLKNKVISNSKYDIIISTPLRLIDVVRNESLDLSKVKHLIFDEADKLFDKTFVEQTDDILSSCTDPALRKSMFSATIPSSVEDIAQSLMNDPVRVVIGHKEAANSNIEQKLIFCGNEEGKLIAIKQLTQEGEFKPPVIIFLESITRAKALYHEMMYDRLNVDVIHAERTTIQRNKIIERFKSGELWCLICTDVLARGVDFKGVNLVINYDVPRSSQAYVHRIGRTGRAGRKGKAITLYTKQDALAVKPIINVMKQSGCEVAEWMDTKLTKREKESIKKGKAHKDRLQISTVPKVDKLKRKRKNEMINASKRRKELEKGNKLISKHNKENSDGSN, translated from the coding sequence ATGGATATTTTTAGAGTTTTAACAAGAGGTGCATCTGTTAAGAAGGATACAAATGCTGCTAAGCAGTTAAGAGATGTAGATAATAGTCGTAATGATGAAAACTCTGAGCAAAAAAGTTCAAATAATCTAATCAAAGAAGATGTTCAGATTACAAAAGAACTGGATTTTTTCCGCAATAAAAGAATCGTCAATAGAATTGAAAAGCAGAAAGAacttgaaaataaaacgAGTGCTGAACCAACCATCAATCTCACTGATAATACTGATAATGGTACCATTCCAAAGCCTATTATCACCAATAAAGAAGAAGCACGTATATTGCGTAATACTTACAAAGGTAATATTACAGGTAACGATGTACCTTTGCCAATAGGCTCATTTGACGACTTAATTACAAGATTTTCGTTTGATAAAAGGTtacttaataatttgatagATAATCACTTTACTGAGCCAACGCCTATTCAAAGTGAAGCTATTCCTATTGCTTTACTGGACCGTGATATAGTTGCTTGTGCACCAACTGGTTCTGGTAAAACTATGGCATTCTTAATACCACTTTTACAAcaaattattgatgaaaaaaaagttgtGGGCTTGAAAggtttaataatatctcCAACAAAAGAATTAGCCAACCAAATTTTCTTAGAATGTGTTAAGCTTTCAcgttctattttttttgagaaaaaaagaCCATTGCAAGTTGCACTACTTTCAAAGTCTTTGAGtgcaaaattaaaaaataaagtaattaGCAATAGTAAGTatgatattataatatCGACACCATTAAGATTAATTGATGTCGTAAGAAATGAATCGTTAGACCTATCAAAGGTTAagcatttaatttttgatgaAGCTGATAAGTTATTCGATAAAACATTCGTTGAGCAAACAGATGATATTTTAAGTTCGTGTACAGATCCTGCTTTGAGAAAATCAATGTTCTCTGCCACTATTCCATCAAGTGTTGAAGATATTGCACAAAGTCTAATGAACGATCCAGTTCGTGTAGTTATTGGTCATAAAGAGGCTGCTAACTCAAATATCGAGcaaaaattgatattttgtGGTAATGAAGAGGGTAAATTAATTGCAATTAAACAGTTAACACAAGAAGGTGAATTTAAACCACCagtaattatatttttagaatcGATTACGAGAGCTAAAGCATTATACCATGAAATGATGTATGATAGGCTAAATGTAGATGTTATTCACGCTGAAAGAACAACTATTCAGAGAAACAAAATCattgaaagatttaaaagTGGTGAATTATGGTGTTTGATTTGTACTGATGTCTTAGCTCGTGGTGTTGATTTTAAGGGGGTAAATTTAGTTATTAATTATGATGTGCCAAGATCATCTCAGGCGTATGTTCATAGAATTGGTAGAACTGGTAGAGCTGGCCGTAAGGGTAAAGCTATCACGCTATATACCAAGCAAGACGCATTGGCTGTGAAGCCAATTATTAATGTAATGAAACAAAGTGGGTGTGAAGTTGCTGAATGGATGGACACAAAGCTAACTAAGAGAGAAAaagaatcaattaaaaaaggtAAAGCCCATAAGGATAGACTACAAATTAGTACTGTTCCAAAAGTTGATAAACTTAAAAGAAAGCgtaaaaatgaaatgatCAATGCCTCCaagagaagaaaagaattggaaaaagGAAACAAgttaatttcaaaacatAATAAGGAGAATAGTGATGGTTCAAACTAG
- the ATP20 gene encoding F1F0 ATP synthase subunit g (similar to Saccharomyces cerevisiae ATP20 (YPR020W); ancestral locus Anc_8.123) produces the protein MLSRFQTLATRFAPKASQWTTKSVYYGKIGSELSKQVYFREGLQPPSLGEFSSVYRNLYEEFIHIIQNPNAFYQRCSQVSSKQVVKFCAYGIQVLGFYSLGEIIGRRKLVGYNNY, from the coding sequence ATGCTATCCAGATTTCAAACTTTGGCAACTCGCTTTGCCCCTAAAGCTTCACAATGGACTACAAAATCCGTATATTACGGTAAAATAGGCTCTGAATTATCTAAACAAGTTTACTTTAGAGAAGGTTTGCAACCACCAAGCCTGGGTGAATTTTCTTCTGTATATAGAAACTTGTACGAAGAGTTCATTCATATTATCCAAAATCCAAATGCTTTTTATCAAAGATGCTCTCAAGTCTCATCTAAACAAGTTGTGAAATTCTGTGCTTATGGTATCCAAGTGTTAGGATTCTATTCCCTTGGTGAAATCATTGGTAGAAGAAAATTGGTTGGCTACAACAACTACTGA
- the DSS4 gene encoding guanine nucleotide exchange factor DSS4 (similar to Saccharomyces cerevisiae DSS4 (YPR017C); ancestral locus Anc_8.119), whose amino-acid sequence MDTYEVKKARCSFDVCKCAIIDVRNENFTEGQISNKDVVTLTPDVYNKYNLMQIREKVDKYGTQNKFLLVKDVWDFDNIGVTKDIAYQSDLSNLENSILTDKNNKNDNISFPYEDTTWRIKKVVKYLSCADCDKGPIGFIAQVEDSNNKALQHNVHFLSLHSIDL is encoded by the coding sequence ATGGATACTTATGAGGTCAAAAAAGCAAGATGCTCCTTTGATGTATGTAAGTGTGCAATTATAGATGTTAGGAATGAAAACTTCACCGAAGGTCAAATAAGTAATAAGGATGTAGTAACTTTGACACCTGATGTGTATAACAAATATAACTTAATGCAAATAAGAGAAAAAGTAGATAAGTACGGTACACAAAACAAATTTTTGTTGGTAAAAGATGTGTGGGATTTTGATAACATAGGTGTCACTAAAGATATTGCTTACCAATCTGATCTGagtaatttagaaaattcaatCTTAACtgataagaataataaaaacgATAATATAAGTTTTCCTTATGAAGATACAACTTGGAGAATAAAGAAagttgtaaaatatttatcatgTGCCGATTGTGATAAGGGCCCGATTGGATTTATTGCACAAGTAGAagatagtaataataaagcaTTACAGCATAATGTTCATTTTCTGAGCTTACATAGTATAGATTTATGA
- the TIF6 gene encoding translation initiation factor 6 (similar to Saccharomyces cerevisiae TIF6 (YPR016C); ancestral locus Anc_8.118), which yields MATRTQFENSNEIGVFSKLTNTYCLVALGGSENFYSAFEAELGDSIPIAHTTIAGTRIIGRMTAGNRRGLLVPTQTTDQELQHLRNSLPDSVKIQRVEERLSALGNVVCCNDYVALVHPDIDRETEEIISDVLGVEVFRQTISGNILVGSYCSLSNQGGLVHPQTSVQDQEELSSLLQVPLVAGTVNRGSAVVGAGMVVNDYLAVTGLDTTAPELSVIESIFRLQDGNPDSISGNLRDTLIETYS from the coding sequence ATGGCTACTAGAACCCAATTTGAAAACTCTAATGAAATCGGTGTCTTCTCCAAGCTAACTAATACATATTGTTTGGTTGCTTTGGGTGGCTCTGAAAACTTTTATTCTGCTTTTGAAGCTGAACTAGGTGATTCTATTCCAATTGCTCACACTACCATTGCTGGTACTCGTATTATTGGTAGAATGACTGCTGGTAACCGTAGAGGTCTTTTAGTTCCAACACAGACTACTGATCAAGAATTACAGCATTTAAGAAACAGTTTACCAGACTCTGTTAAAATCCAAAGAGTTGAGGAAAGGCTATCTGCTTTAGGTAATGTTGTTTGTTGCAACGATTATGTTGCTCTAGTTCATCCTGATATTGACAGAGAAACCgaagaaataataagtGATGTCTTAGGTGTTGAAGTGTTCCGTCAAACCATTTCAGGCAATATTTTAGTGGGCTCGTATTGTTCCTTAAGTAACCAAGGTGGTTTGGTTCATCCTCAAACTTCTGTTCAAGACcaagaagaattatcatcattactACAAGTTCCTTTGGTTGCAGGTACAGTGAACCGTGGTAGTGCAGTTGTTGGTGCGGGTATGGTTGTTAATGACTATTTGGCTGTTACTGGTCTCGATACCACTGCCCCAGAGCTAAGTGTTATTGAAAGTATTTTCCGTCTACAAGATGGTAACCCAGATTCTATTTCTGGTAACTTACGTGATACATTAATCGAAACTTATTCATAA
- the TBLA0C00680 gene encoding Eisosome component PIL1/LSP1 family protein (similar to Saccharomyces cerevisiae LSP1 (YPL004C); ancestral locus Anc_8.85), translating to MHKAYSLRRTKNGIWTSQDDYILPRASTKSKYFGRHSISSAFRRGTVGSFGPTLSRKLSQLVKTEKNFLRAYEVVANERKDAAAFLSDWGCENEDDVSDVTDKLSVLLFELGELQNQFIDKYDQYRLALKSIRNIETSVQPSRDRKEKLADHVANLKYKDPTNKKIAVLEQELVRAEADSLVAEAQLSNITREKLKTTFNYQFNSLIELSEKFALIAGYGNALLELLDDQPTTPGEHRASYNGYEATRQIIMDAEEAMRNWTIEYAVVKPRLSFYQSADDVYLDLSEGENISSAEEEDENNYLYGLRKHEQKAGNKPYKMVPDREDLEENTEEEEVDQDEGYDHEDEEGINRNDEDYQDAESNIFESNDEYENNQFNSNDTITEYSDEEEMKQTETNNVISKHGMPFVPDDEELTNKNTTSSNKKIIHQQQKNVKQSSIHHHNNNKYPQHTEGKYHSSRSNNEPFDISENKDGKHSSMLTRKVTKADGRNLQSQNVTDTVGNITKHAQTAKNIVDEIKTNDNLMESGQKVSQKVSKEAIVAGKFGI from the coding sequence atgcaTAAGGCATATTCTCTGAGAAGAACTAAAAATGGAATCTGGACCTCCCAGGATGATTACATATTGCCAAGAGCTAGTACCAAATCCAAGTATTTTGGAAGACACTCTATATCTTCAGCATTCAGAAGAGGAACAGTAGGTAGTTTTGGACCTACACTTTCACGAAAACTTTCTCAGTTAGTGAAgactgaaaaaaattttttgagaGCATATGAAGTGGTTGCAAATGAGAGAAAAGATGCAGCAGCATTTTTGTCTGACTGGGGATGTGAAAATGAGGATGATGTATCAGATGTAACAGATAAATTAAgtgttttattattcgaATTAGGCGAACTTCAGAATCAATTTATCGATAAATATGATCAATACAGGCTTGCATTGAAGAGTATTCGAAATATTGAAACATCTGTTCAACCATCAAGAgatagaaaagaaaaattggcAGATCATGTAGCTAatctaaaatataaagatccaacaaataaaaaaattgcagTCCTAGAACAAGAGTTAGTAAGAGCCGAAGCTGATTCACTAGTTGCTGAAGCCCAGCTCTCAAATATCACTCgtgaaaaattgaaaacaacttttaattatcaatttaattctttaatagagctatctgaaaaatttgCGTTAATAGCAGGATATGGAAATGCATTACTTGAGCTACTAGATGATCAGCCAACAACTCCAGGTGAACATCGTGCCTCTTATAATGGCTATGAAGCCACTAGACAAATTATCATGGATGCCGAAGAAGCCATGAGAAACTGGACAATTGAGTATGCAGTTGTAAAACCAAGATTATCATTCTACCAATCTGCCGATGATGTTTATTTAGATTTATCTGAAGGGGAAAACATTTCGAGTGCTgaggaagaagatgaaaacAATTATCTTTATGGACTTAGAAAACATGAGCAAAAAGCTGGTAACAAGCCTTACAAAATGGTACCTGATAGAGAAGATTTAGAGGAGAACACTGAGGAAGAGGAAGTTGATCAAGATGAAGGTTATGATCATGAAGATGAGGAAGGTATCAACCgtaatgatgaagattaCCAAGATGCTGAatctaatatatttgaatcaaatgatgaatatgaaaataacCAATTCAACTCTAATGATACCATTACAGAATACtctgatgaagaagaaatgaAACAAACTGAGACAAATAATGTGATATCTAAACATGGAATGCCATTTGTACCGGATGATGAAGAGTTGACTAATAAAAACACAACTTCtagtaataaaaagataattCATCAACAACAGAAAAACGTCAAACAGTCTTCTATCCACCAtcataataacaataaatatCCCCAGCATACAGAGGGAAAATATCATAGTTCAAGAAGTAATAATGAGCCTTTTGATATCAGCGAGAATAAGGATGGAAAACACAGTAGCATGCTTACTAGAAAGGTAACTAAAGCAGATGGAAGGAATTTACAGTCTCAAAATGTTACCGATACAGTTGGGAATATAACAAAACATGCACAAACTgcaaaaaatatagtagatgaaataaaaactaATGATAACCTTATGGAGAGTGGTCAAAAGGTATCACAAAAAGTTTCAAAGGAAGCTATTGTAGCAGGAAAATTTGGTATATGA
- the SPB4 gene encoding ATP-dependent RNA helicase SPB4 (similar to Saccharomyces cerevisiae SPB4 (YFL002C); ancestral locus Anc_8.87) translates to MTESLLWNNLKYELQPWIRTAIDVMGFERMTPVQASTIPMLAGNKDVVVDSVTGSGKTIAFVIPVLEKIISEQANNVKFKKGHFHTLIIAPTRELSKQIQAVIDSFLDHYPEGLYPIRSKLLVGTNTRTVRDDVAQFLDDRPQILVGTPGRILDFLGNPTVKTSSCSMVILDEADRLLDGSFLGDVENILGILPKQRRTGLFSATINSAGENIFKTGLRNPIKITVNSKQSAPQSLNIDYAVVKLEKKLEYLLTLLNNYKFKKCIVYFPTCIFVNYIYNFFQHLQKSKVIESKLSIFSLHGKLQTSSRMKTLDSFTQTFDNAILLTTDVAARGIDIPDVDLVIQVDPPTDSDVFLHRCGRTGRANRIGKAIVFLSEGREEDFVPFMKVKNVELQRTDLKISNLPNNFYDIFKTWVLEDRARLDLGIKVYVSFIRNYSKHSAGSIFRLQSFDYAGLCKMLGLFRLPRMPEITKHLNETTSSSKIYEGGWLIDPPLDLNQILLRRREKRKNRLDDLKNLKAINDKKKLKSELKKKNMSWSNKTDSKEAKAGRRAKAQLKRKAIEEQLKLANDSSNESEEEDWKELVLQKKRKKGVITDVQGSFDDL, encoded by the coding sequence ATGACTGAATCTCTTTTGTGGAATAACTTGAAGTACGAACTTCAGCCATGGATCAGAACTGCCATAGATGTAATGGGCTTTGAGAGAATGACTCCAGTACAAGCATCGACTATACCTATGCTAGCAGGAAATAAAGATGTTGTGGTTGATTCAGTGACTGGTTCTGGTAAGACGATAGCATTTGTTATCCCAGTActggaaaaaataatttctgaACAGGCTAATAatgttaaatttaaaaaaggaCATTTTCATACTCTAATAATTGCTCCCACACGAGAACTTTCTAAACAAATTCAAGCCGTTATTGATTCATTTCTAGACCATTATCCAGAAGGATTATATCCTATCAGATCAAAACTTTTAGTTGGAACAAATACACGAACTGTAAGAGATGATGTTGCTCAATTTTTGGATGATCGTCCTCAAATTCTAGTAGGTACTCCAGGTAGaattttagattttttgGGGAATCCTACTGTTAAAACGAGTTCATGCAGTATGGTTATTTTAGATGAAGCAGATCGATTATTGGATGGGAGCTTTTTAGGTGATGTGGAAAATATCTTAGGGATCCTCCCAAAACAAAGAAGAACAGGGCTGTTTTCCGCTACAATAAATAGTGCCGGTgagaatatatttaaaactgGTTTGAGAAATCCAATAAAAATTACTGTAAATTCTAAACAAAGTGCTCCACAGTCCTTAAATATAGATTATGCAGTGGTAAAATTagagaaaaaattagaatatcttttaacgttattaaacaattataaatttaaaaaatgcaTTGTATATTTCCCAACTTGCATATTtgttaattatatttacaatttttttcaacatttACAAAAATCGAAAGTTATTGAGAGCAAATTAAGTATCTTTTCTTTACATGGAAAACTACAAACAAGCTCCAGAATGAAAACATTAGATTCATTCACACAAACTTTTGATAATGCGATACTATTAACAACTGATGTTGCTGCCAGAGGGATTGATATTCCAGATGTAGACCTTGTCATTCAGGTTGATCCTCCAACTGATAGTGATGTATTCCTTCATAGGTGTGGTAGAACAGGTAGAGCTAATAGGATTGGTAAGGCAATAGTATTTTTGAGTGAAGGTAGGGAAGAGGATTTTGTTCCATTTATGAAAGTCAAAAACGTTGAACTTCAAAGAACAGACCTGAAAATATCTAACCTacctaataatttttatgaTATCTTCAAAACTTGGGTCTTAGAAGATCGTGCTAGATTAGATTTAGGTATAAAAGTTTATGTCTcatttattagaaattattCTAAGCATTCAGCAGGTTCTATTTTTAGACTACAGTCTTTTGATTATGCCGGACTTTGCAAGATGCTGGGACTGTTTCGTTTACCAAGAATGCCAGAAATAACAAAACATTTAAATGAGACGACCTCATCttctaaaatatatgaagGTGGCTGGCTAATTGACCCACCTTTagatttaaatcaaatactCTTACGTAGAcgagaaaaaagaaaaaatagattggatgatttgaaaaatttgaaagctattaatgataaaaagaaaCTTAAAagtgaattaaaaaagaagaatatgTCTTGGTCAAACAAAACTGACTCTAAAGAGGCAAAAGCAGGCCGTAGAGCAAAAGCTCAATTGAAGAGAAAGGCAATTGAAGAACAACTTAAGCTTGCAAATGATAGCTCCAACGAGagtgaagaagaagattgGAAGGAGTTAGTATTACAAAAGAAGAGAAAGAAAGGGGTCATTACAGATGTACAAGGTAGCTTTGATGACTTATAg